A section of the Methanococcus vannielii SB genome encodes:
- the prf1 gene encoding peptide chain release factor aRF-1 has translation MSENSSTDMYLFKKSLKELKGKRGKGTELISVYVPAGRRLSDISQHLRQELSQSSNIKSKTTMKNVQSAIEVILQRLKLLKEPLEKGVIIFAGMIPRGGPGTEKMEVYVLEPPEPVKTFIYRCDSEFYTESLEDFIQDTEVYGVILVDRNEATIGTVKGKTITVLKKLTSGVPGKFKAGGQSARRLERLIDDAAHQFMVRIGEYSTESFMPILEEKKLRGLLIGGPGNTKNEFAEKDFLHHELKKKIIDTFDLCYTEEFGIRELLEKASDLLRDLDLMKEKNLIQKFFKELIKDDGGLSAYGESQVMRYLEMGAIDTLIVTEDIELTRVTIKCNNCNFKQEINVKTRDLYKFEDEVKTKICKQCSGSMYIEEEKDIIEYLSELCNIHNSDIVVVSTDTEEGSQISKAFKGMAAILRYKI, from the coding sequence ATGAGCGAAAATTCATCAACGGACATGTATTTATTTAAAAAATCATTAAAAGAACTAAAAGGAAAGCGTGGAAAGGGGACAGAGCTTATAAGTGTATACGTTCCAGCAGGAAGACGTCTTTCGGACATTTCTCAGCATTTAAGGCAAGAACTTTCACAGTCTTCAAATATAAAAAGTAAAACAACAATGAAAAACGTACAGTCAGCAATAGAGGTAATTTTACAGAGATTAAAACTGTTAAAAGAACCTTTAGAAAAAGGAGTTATTATATTTGCAGGAATGATTCCAAGAGGAGGCCCTGGAACAGAAAAAATGGAAGTATATGTTCTTGAACCGCCAGAACCTGTAAAAACGTTTATTTATCGATGTGACTCTGAATTTTATACTGAATCTTTAGAAGACTTTATTCAGGATACTGAAGTTTATGGGGTAATTTTGGTAGATAGAAATGAGGCTACAATTGGAACTGTTAAGGGAAAAACGATAACCGTTCTAAAGAAATTAACCAGCGGTGTTCCAGGAAAATTCAAGGCGGGAGGGCAATCTGCAAGGAGACTTGAGCGACTTATCGATGATGCGGCCCACCAATTCATGGTAAGAATTGGGGAATATTCAACAGAATCGTTCATGCCAATTTTAGAAGAGAAAAAACTAAGGGGTCTGTTGATAGGTGGCCCAGGAAATACTAAAAATGAATTTGCAGAAAAAGACTTTTTGCACCATGAATTAAAGAAAAAAATTATCGATACATTTGACCTCTGTTATACTGAGGAATTTGGTATAAGGGAGCTTTTAGAAAAAGCTTCAGATCTTTTAAGGGATTTAGATTTGATGAAGGAGAAAAATTTAATTCAAAAATTCTTTAAAGAGTTAATAAAAGATGACGGTGGCCTTTCAGCATACGGTGAATCGCAGGTAATGAGATATCTTGAAATGGGCGCAATAGATACCTTGATAGTTACAGAAGATATTGAATTAACAAGGGTTACAATAAAATGTAATAACTGTAACTTTAAACAGGAAATAAATGTAAAAACAAGGGACCTTTATAAATTTGAAGATGAGGTAAAGACAAAAATCTGTAAACAATGTTCCGGTTCAATGTATATTGAAGAAGAAAAAGACATTATTGAGTATCTATCGGAACTTTGTAACATTCATAATTCTGATATAGTCGTAGTTTCAACAGATACTGAAGAAGGAAGCCAAATTTCAAAGGCATTTAAAGGCATGGCTGCAATTTTAAGATATAAAATATAA